Proteins found in one Hippopotamus amphibius kiboko isolate mHipAmp2 chromosome 12, mHipAmp2.hap2, whole genome shotgun sequence genomic segment:
- the LOC130832555 gene encoding LOW QUALITY PROTEIN: keratin, type II cytoskeletal 75-like (The sequence of the model RefSeq protein was modified relative to this genomic sequence to represent the inferred CDS: deleted 2 bases in 1 codon) translates to MSRQSTITFQTSSHRGFSTASATTPAPGCSHFSSISMARSLVGSGGLGRIGAGFESRSLYNLGGTKRVSIGNSFRSGFGGRASGGFGVGGGFGYGGGIGGGSGGSGFSVCLTGGIQEVTVNQSLLTPLNLQIDPTIQQVRTEEREQIKTLNKFASFIDKVRFPEQQNKVLETKWSLLQEQGIKTVRQNLEPAFDAYINDLQRQLDSVTTERGRLDAELRNMQDVLEDFKVRYEDEINKCTAAENKFVALKKDVDATYMNQVDPEAKVNSLTEESNFLQMVFEGELSQKQTQVSDMSVVLSMDNNRSLDLDSFITEVTAQYEDIANRSQAEAESWYQTKYEELQVTAGRHGVDLHNTKQEISEMNWTNQRLRAEIDNVKKQGASLQTAMADAEQRGELALKDAQAKLVDLQEALQKAKQDTAQLLCEYQELMNVKLALDVEIATYRKLLEGEACRLSGEGVSLVNISVVTSTVSSGYRGGSGIGGGSLGLAGNNGYPFTASSGHSLGAGLGGSGLSASSSRGLGGNGSSVKFVSTTSSSRKIYKH, encoded by the exons ATGTCCAGGCAGTCCACCATCACCTTCCAGACAAGCAGCCACAGGGGCTTCAGCACGGCCTCagccaccacccctgcccccggcTGCTCTCACTTCAGCTCCATCTCTATGGCCCGCTCCCTGGTGGGCAGCGGAGGGCTGGGAAGGATCGGGGCCGGCTTTGAAAGCCGCAGCCTCTACAACCTG GGGGGGACCAAGCGGGTCTCCATTGGCAACAGCTTCCGAAGTGGTTTTGGTGGCAGGGCAAGCGGCGGGTTCGGGGTCGGTGGTGGGTTTGGCTATGGGGGTGGAATTGGAGGGGGCTCTGGGGGCTCTGGCTTCTCTGTCTGCCTCACTGGAGGCATCCAAGAGGTCACCGTCAACCAGAGTCTCCTGACTCCCCTCAACCTGCAAATCGACCCCACCATCCAGCAGGTGAGGACTGAGGAGCGGGAGCAGATCAAGACCCTGAACAAGTTTGCCTCCTTCATTGACAAG GTGCGGTTCCCGGAGCAGCAGAACAAGGTCCTGGAGACCAAGTGGAGCCTCCTGCAGGAGCAGGGCATCAAGACTGTGAGGCAGAACCTGGAGCCTGCCTTCGACGCCTACATCAACGACCTCCAGCGGCAGCTGGACAGCGTCACCACCGAGAGGGGCAGGCTGGATGCTGAGCTGAGAAACATGCAGGATGTCTTGGAAGATTTCAAAGTCAG GTATGAGGACGAAATTAACAAGTGCACAGCTGCTGAGAATAAGTTTGTGGCTCTGAAGAAG GATGTGGACGCCACCTATATGAACCAGGTGGACCCGGAGGCCAAGGTCAACTCTCTGACCGAAGAGAGCAACTTCCTCCAGATGGTCTTTGAGGGG gagctgtcccaaAAGCAGACCCAGGTTAGTGACATGTCCGTGGTCCTGTCCATGGACAACAATCGCAGCCTGGACCTGGACAGCTTCATCACTGAGGTCACAGCTCAGTACGAGGACATCGCCAACCGCAGCCAGGCGGAAGCTGAGTCCTGGTACCAGACCAAG TACGAGGAGCTGCAGGTCACGGCAGGCCGGCACGGCGTTGATCTCCACAACACCAAACAAGAGATCTCCGAGATGAACTGGACGAACCAGAGGCTGAGAGCCGAGATCGACAACGTCAAGAAGCAG GGTGCTAGCCTGCAAACAGCCATGGCCGATGCAGAACAGCGTGGAGAACTGGCCCTCAAGGATGCACAGGCCAAGCTGGTGGACCTGCAGGAGGCCCTGCAGAAGGCCAAGCAGGACACGGCACAGCTGCTGTGCGAGTACCAGGAGCTCATGAACGTCAAGCTGGCCCTGGACGTGGAGATCGCCACCTACAGGAAGCTGCTGGAGGGCGAGGCGTGCAG GCTGAGCGGAGAGGGTGTTTCTCTGGTTAATATCT CTGTGGTCACCTCCACCGTCTCCAGTGGCTACAGAGGTGGCAGCGGCATTGGCGGTGGAAGCCTGGGCCTCGCTGGGAACAATGGCTACCCCTTCACCGCCAGCAGTGGGCACAGCCTGGGGGCAGGCCTGGGGGGCTCCGGCCTCAGTGCCAGTAGCAGCCGGGGCCTCGGGGGCAATGGCTCCAGCGTCAAGTTTGTCTCCACCACGTCCTCCAGCCGGAAGATCTATAAGCACTGA